One Borrelia parkeri genomic region harbors:
- a CDS encoding DUF228 domain-containing protein, giving the protein MSNNITQLKKEYEDKLKEIKALMKNPSSDLATFSNNTDFRDKNLHFSNSGGTSTSSDTVIVNYPIKGYPYKRGVKLSFEGDFEPRVEAGGGDDLFGICINIDDFTQRATVVPITEYFEGYLVVKKDSQSSINAGDKLSFNTNGELEKASTSNNTKVNAIALSKAYKLNDSLYIINVSVFGNRALKGS; this is encoded by the coding sequence GTGTCTAATAATATCACGCAACTTAAAAAAGAATATGAAGATAAACTTAAAGAAATCAAAGCATTAATGAAGAATCCTAGTAGTGACTTAGCTACTTTTAGTAACAATACTGATTTTAGAGATAAGAATTTACATTTTAGTAATTCTGGTGGAACTAGTACAAGTTCAGATACTGTAATTGTTAACTATCCAATTAAGGGATATCCATACAAGAGAGGAGTAAAGTTATCTTTTGAAGGTGACTTTGAACCTCGTGTTGAAGCTGGGGGTGGTGATGACCTTTTTGGTATATGCATTAATATAGATGATTTTACACAAAGGGCAACAGTAGTACCAATTACGGAATATTTTGAAGGGTACTTAGTAGTAAAAAAGGATAGTCAATCTTCAATTAATGCTGGAGATAAATTGTCCTTCAATACAAATGGTGAACTTGAAAAGGCTAGTACTTCAAATAACACTAAAGTGAATGCAATAGCTTTATCAAAAGCATACAAATTAAATGATAGTCTCTACATAATAAATGTTAGTGTATTTGGAAATAGGGCATTGAAGGGTAGTTAA
- a CDS encoding DUF228 domain-containing protein: MSSVSEKITTSSGIKGNKEVQDSDTLHSDYELESQMANSEQIEFLKTLDVETLNTLDTLEDVESLRISSQPKSRSKRHTPAQVASLETQYRDAILKLRQYTKNQHEDRALFSGFENGFQDKMKIIDSNALSISSSVDIIGKYPYKGWPFKRAVKLSVESDTVYVIPNGMHVLIKILQR; the protein is encoded by the coding sequence ATGAGTTCTGTAAGTGAAAAAATAACTACTTCTAGCGGTATTAAAGGTAATAAAGAAGTTCAAGACAGTGATACTTTGCATTCAGATTATGAATTAGAGAGTCAAATGGCAAATTCAGAGCAAATAGAATTTTTAAAAACACTAGATGTAGAAACATTAAATACTCTAGATACTCTAGAGGATGTAGAATCATTGAGAATAAGTAGTCAGCCTAAAAGCCGCAGCAAAAGACATACACCTGCACAAGTAGCGTCACTTGAGACTCAATACAGAGATGCAATCCTAAAGCTTAGACAATACACTAAGAATCAACATGAAGATAGGGCTTTATTTAGTGGTTTTGAGAATGGATTTCAAGATAAGATGAAAATTATTGATTCTAATGCCCTCTCAATATCTAGTAGTGTTGACATTATAGGAAAGTATCCATATAAAGGATGGCCATTCAAGCGTGCTGTTAAGCTTTCAGTAGAGAGTGATACTGTTTATGTCATACCAAATGGGATGCATGTGTTAATAAAAATCCTACAACGTTAG